TACATCCTTTCCAATGGTAAACGCAAATATCGCGTCAAATATTGGTCGCATCGTCTCGGTATTCCTGCCATTAATCCCGCCAGAAAACCGTTTCCTTGTGCATTTCGCAAAGCGATCACACAAATGAAATTGACACCAAAACAAGTCATAGCAATTGGTGATAGTCGCCATACAGATATGTTAGGGGCATTTTTAGTTGGTTGTCATTTCATTCAAGTTGCTACTCTACCCCATCCCTTTCGCTGGTGGGAAAAATTATTTGGCAAAAGAGTACAAATTCCTTATCCTGTTAATGAAGAAATTTGGGATTTTGAAGGATTTCGATAATACGAGTACACAGAAACCCGGTTTCTTGAAGAAACCGGGTTTATAGCCAGGATTTTACAATAACTGTTCTGTTTTGGCTGATGCCAATCGATATCAAAATAAACTTTTAACCTTATCCTTCATGCGCCGCCAAAGAGGTTTTGACACCACCTTTTTGGTTTGAGGTGGTTTCGGTTCGTTCAAATAACGATAATATTCCCAAATATCCCAATAAGGACAACCCGGTTCAATTCTAATTCCCGCCCAGTGCAAATATTGTAGCGGTTGGTTAACCTTCGGATCGATTAACTGTTTTCCTTCATATTTAAAATGTCGGCTACCCGCCCAATTTCCAGGTGCTTTACCGGGTCTACGCACGATATTAAAGCGGCGAGGTACCCGCTTCAATATCATATAATTAATGATAGGTTGGTCGGAAGTTTTTTGAGAAAAGTCAAAGTATTCCGGATGAGCGGCGCATTCGGCAAATGTTTCGTATAAATCATTTTCGGAAATCAATTGCTTTTTAGATGCCCAAAATCCGCCATTAAAGATATCCTTGAGTTCTGCTTCCGTAAATACCTTATCTTCTATTACTTTTGGCGTAAATACGTTAGTAATTCCGCCACCATGTTGGTAATCGCAACATAGAAAATCGTAATCAGTTAGATAATTTAAGTTATCGCTAATTTTTTCAAATACGACTACATCGGTGTCTATATACAGAAATTCATCGAAGGGGCCAAACCAACAAGCTTGTTTGCGAAATTGATTCGGTCTGGCAAAAAATTGCTCTCCAAAAATTTGCTGTAGTTTTTTGGATAGACGTTCGATAAATTCTAAATCTTCGTAGATTTTTACGTTATATTTTTCAGAGAGGAGAGCGGCTATCTGTTGGTAATTGTCATCGTAAGGAATTAAGACAATGGGCGTGTCTCGATCGTAATAACGGATACTATTGAGGAGTGCGATCGCCTGTTCGATTACCTTATCGTTAGCAGTGATGTAAATTCCGCGAGACATAGTTAAAATCTCTGTAATTCAAATAAATATTTTCGCCAAGTAAAATTTTAACAAATATAAATATTATCCCAACCAACTAACTAAAAATCTTTAAATTTCATAAATCTTTACTTTATAAAATGTTGTAAAAAGTAGGTCAACAGCTAGATATCGGTTATCGTAAGGAACGAGCGCAGTAGAAGTAACTAGTTGTTAAGGTCTATACAATTATCAGAACAGATCGCCGAGCCGCTCTATTTAACTCAGCAATACTTTCAATACCTCGACGCATGACTAGATGATCGACTATAATATCGGATTAAGAACAATAATTGGAGTTCTAGCATTAACAAAAATATTGTTTGTCAGACTAATTGAAAAATTGTAATTATTTTGATCTTATTTAAATCTGCAAATTTCCCCTAATTTACTCAATATGTTATTTAACTCCCCAGAATTTATTTTTTTGTTCTTGCCGATCGCATTGTTAATTTTCTTTATAATCAGCAGACAAAGCGATCGTCGCATGGCGATCGTTTGGTTGATAGCAGCCTCATTATTTTTTTATGCCAAAACGAACCCAGCCTTTTTGGTGCTACTAATCTCTTCAATAATATTCAACTACTACGCGGGATTAGCTTTAAACAATCAACTCGCGTTCGAGCGATGGAAAATTCCCCTATCTCGGAAATGGCTTTTAGGCATTGGAATTGCGGTCAACCTAATTTTACTCGGTTATTTTAAATACGCCAACTTCTTTATTACGACCATCAATCAACTAAGCGGTACAAATTTTAGCATTGGAAAAATATTTTTGCCTCTAGCGATATCTTTCTTTACTTTCCAACAAATTGCTTACTTAGTAGATGTTTACCGAGCAGAAACTAAAGAAGAAAGTTTTCTTAACTATTTGCTTTTTGTTAGCTTCTTTCCCAAACTAATAGCAGGGCCGATCGTTCGCCATCAAGACATGATGCCTCAGTTTCGCGAGGCTTCCACTTATCGATTTAGTCAAGAAAACTTAGTAGTGGGAATCACGATTTTTTCAATGGGGTTCTTTAAAAAAGCTATATTTGCTAACAGCATGGCCTTTTTTGCTAACCCGGTTTTTGACTCTGCTGCTCGAGGAATAAATCTCACATTATTTGAAGTTTGGGTTGGTGCGCTTGCCTACACGTTGCAGCTTTATTTCGATTTTTCAGGTTATTCCGATATGGCGATCGGCATTGCTCGAATGTTTGGCGTCCAATTACCATTAAATTTCGACTCACCTTATAAAGCTCTCAACATCTCCGACTTTTGGCGTAGGTGGCACATTACCCTTTCTAACTTTTTACGGGATTACATTTACATTCCCTTAGGCGGTAATCGCAAGGGAAATTTGCGGCGATACGTCAATCTGATGCTTACTATGTTATTAGGAGGTCTATGGCATGGTGCGGGTTGGAATTTTATAATTTGGGGCGGTTTACACGGCGCTTATTTAGTCATTCATCGACAATGGCAATTGTTTAGAAAAGCGCTCGGTCAAGATTTACAAAAAAGCTCTTGGTGGAGCAGGTGGTTAGCGCGGCTCGTTACTTTTTTAGCCGTAGTTATTTCTTGGATTTTTTTCAGAGCAGAAAATATGAAAGCAGTCAGCATTATGGTAGCAGGGGGAATCGGTTTTAACGGTTTCTCGTTACCGCCATTTTTATCGGGACGGCTACAATTTATGCAGAATTTGGGCGTTCGATTTGATGGGTTAATGCCGAATTTAGAAACAAATCCTTGGTATGCAATTAGTGGGATTTGCGTTTTACTGGCGATCGCGTGGTTTGCACCTAACACTCAAGAGTGGTTGGCTCAATACAAACCCGCTCTTGATTATCAACCCGCAAAGCTTATTCATCCTCTCTGGACAAAATTACAATGGCAACCAAACATAGTTTTTGGTATTTTGTTCGGCTTTATGTTATTCTTTTGCTTCAAAACTTTTTTAGAAGCAACTCCTAGTGATTTTATTTACTTTAATTTCTAAGTTTATGCTATACAGCAGATATCTCAAATACATCTTAATGGGGTTCGCGATCGCATCCCTAATTTTTGGATGCTTGGTCTTTTACCAAATGGGCGCTCCTACACAAACTTCTCGCTGGATTTACGAGTTAGATACCATCAAAACCAACTATGCTAAATCCCTTGAAAAGCCGAAAATTTTGTTAGTTTCTGGTTCAAACACGCTCTACGGAGTTAGTTGCGATACGATTTGGCAAGAAACAAAAGTTCCTTGCGTTAATACCGCTATTACTCAAGAACTAGGTCTTGATTATATCCTCAGTCACGCTCGGAAATTAGCAAATCCGAAAGATACTATCTTGATGCCCCTAGAATATCAGCTTTATTTGTCGAAAGGCTCACCTAGCGAACTGTCGATCGACTACGTATTTGCATACGACCCAAATTATTTAAAATCCGTTGATTTATTGACTCAAATTAAATATATGGGCGGCATTTCATTCGATAGACTAATGCAAGGTATATTAACCAAGCTTAAACCATCCCCACCTACTAAAAAGTATCAAGGCAGAATTAATCAGTATGGAGATACTGTGGACAATGGTAAAAATGCTATGACGGAACAGCAATTTAAGCTCATGGATAGCTGGGTTCCTTTTACATTAGATGAATATGCGATCGATAATTATGCCAAAAATAAGATTACTGAATTTATCAATTGGAGCAAGAAAAACAATATAAATCTTCTCGCTACATGGCCGAGTACGGTCAACTTCGACGCTTATCAAAAGCCCGGTACTAAAGCTTTTTTTCAAAAAATCGCCAGTCTTTATCAAAGTCAGGGCGTGCCTGTATTAGGTAAAGCAGAAGATTTCTTATACGAAAAACCCCTATTTTTTAATTCAGTTTATCACTTAAATGATGTAGGAAGAAGCCAACGAACTAAACAAATAATCCAATTAACGCAACCTTATTTAAAGTAAGTTAAAGGTGCTGTCGGGGCGGGTTTTATCCTTGAAATTTGGCGTAAAAAAAGTTTTTTGCTAACCCGCCCATATCAACTATGCTGTTGTAAATTAATCGGATAGAAAAGCAGTCTTAAGTCCTATTGATTAAAAAGTAACCCAACTATCAGGAAAAATTTCCTGCAAAATTGGAGAGCCATTCAAGTAAGTTTAGTTTGTGTAGGATAATCTGTCTTGCTTCTGCGATCGCATCCTTAGCTGCGTACCAAGCATCCGGTGTAGCCGTTACCTCCTTAATATATGCCAAGCCTTTTTCATCCATACTTGGCAACCTCAAAAAACTACCAGGCGGCAACAACTTATCAGCAGCAGGCCCACCATAGTAGATTGGCAGGCACCAAGCCAAAAGAGCATCCCATAATTTTTCACTCACGTACCAATTGTTATCAACATAATTTTCGATCGTCAAATTGTAATAATAAGGTGCCATTGCATACCATTTATTACCAATTTCTCCTAAGTTTCGAGTCCATGTCGGTAAATTTCTCCCATACAAATCGAACTCCAAATTGTTCTCTTGGAGGAGCTTCAAAAAATCAAACCGCTTGGCATGACTGGCAGCACGATTAACACCCGAAACGATCCAACTACAAGTTTTTACCTTTTCCGGTGGATTCATTTCATTGAGTTCTCGAAATGAATTGCCTATATACCAAATTGCAGGCATATAATCTGGATGAGGTGCGTAATCATCAGGCCCAGAAACGCATCCGCAGTATATTTGCGCGCTTTTATAGTGAGCGATAGTCCTTTGCAACACCTCTTCTAAAGGGGGTTCTCGCCACAGAAAAACGATCTTTTCTTGAGGAACTCCTCGCAGTTTAGCTTGCATCGATTCGAGTTCTTGTTCGTAGCGCTCCTTCCGTT
This genomic stretch from Leptolyngbyaceae cyanobacterium harbors:
- a CDS encoding Npun_R2821/Npun_R2822 family protein, producing the protein MSRGIYITANDKVIEQAIALLNSIRYYDRDTPIVLIPYDDNYQQIAALLSEKYNVKIYEDLEFIERLSKKLQQIFGEQFFARPNQFRKQACWFGPFDEFLYIDTDVVVFEKISDNLNYLTDYDFLCCDYQHGGGITNVFTPKVIEDKVFTEAELKDIFNGGFWASKKQLISENDLYETFAECAAHPEYFDFSQKTSDQPIINYMILKRVPRRFNIVRRPGKAPGNWAGSRHFKYEGKQLIDPKVNQPLQYLHWAGIRIEPGCPYWDIWEYYRYLNEPKPPQTKKVVSKPLWRRMKDKVKSLF
- a CDS encoding YqeG family HAD IIIA-type phosphatase; protein product: MIKQYFVTKEYRLASIKLESLKQADIRGIILDLDNTIVSEDDRYVSPHAEAWIDEAKSAGFKFYILSNGKRKYRVKYWSHRLGIPAINPARKPFPCAFRKAITQMKLTPKQVIAIGDSRHTDMLGAFLVGCHFIQVATLPHPFRWWEKLFGKRVQIPYPVNEEIWDFEGFR
- a CDS encoding MBOAT family protein, giving the protein MLFNSPEFIFLFLPIALLIFFIISRQSDRRMAIVWLIAASLFFYAKTNPAFLVLLISSIIFNYYAGLALNNQLAFERWKIPLSRKWLLGIGIAVNLILLGYFKYANFFITTINQLSGTNFSIGKIFLPLAISFFTFQQIAYLVDVYRAETKEESFLNYLLFVSFFPKLIAGPIVRHQDMMPQFREASTYRFSQENLVVGITIFSMGFFKKAIFANSMAFFANPVFDSAARGINLTLFEVWVGALAYTLQLYFDFSGYSDMAIGIARMFGVQLPLNFDSPYKALNISDFWRRWHITLSNFLRDYIYIPLGGNRKGNLRRYVNLMLTMLLGGLWHGAGWNFIIWGGLHGAYLVIHRQWQLFRKALGQDLQKSSWWSRWLARLVTFLAVVISWIFFRAENMKAVSIMVAGGIGFNGFSLPPFLSGRLQFMQNLGVRFDGLMPNLETNPWYAISGICVLLAIAWFAPNTQEWLAQYKPALDYQPAKLIHPLWTKLQWQPNIVFGILFGFMLFFCFKTFLEATPSDFIYFNF
- a CDS encoding glycosyltransferase family 10, which codes for MGRKTVGMISTYPGLTQCSWLWHQTPYPFGAWGNIEMRTQDPNPDFMLLYNFFSFPKDPEKSPWWFVNQKRKERYEQELESMQAKLRGVPQEKIVFLWREPPLEEVLQRTIAHYKSAQIYCGCVSGPDDYAPHPDYMPAIWYIGNSFRELNEMNPPEKVKTCSWIVSGVNRAASHAKRFDFLKLLQENNLEFDLYGRNLPTWTRNLGEIGNKWYAMAPYYYNLTIENYVDNNWYVSEKLWDALLAWCLPIYYGGPAADKLLPPGSFLRLPSMDEKGLAYIKEVTATPDAWYAAKDAIAEARQIILHKLNLLEWLSNFAGNFS